In a genomic window of Drosophila takahashii strain IR98-3 E-12201 chromosome 3L, DtakHiC1v2, whole genome shotgun sequence:
- the LOC108066503 gene encoding larval cuticle protein 65Ag1-like, with amino-acid sequence MKFLIVFVALFAVALANPTADILRSESDVGPENFKYDWETSDGQAANAQGVLHNAGSDHESLAVQGSYRFVGDDGVTYQVNYIADENGFQPQGAHLPVAP; translated from the exons atgaaGTTCCTGATTGTATTCGTCGCCCTGTTCGCCGTGGCTCTGGCCAATCCTACCGCTGATATCCTGCGATCGGAATCCGATGTTGGACCCGAGAACTTCAAATACGA CTGGGAGACTAGCGATGGCCAGGCTGCTAATGCCCAGGGTGTGCTGCACAACGCTGGATCCGATCACGAATCCCTCGCCGTCCAGGGGTCCTACCGCTTCGTTGGTGATGATGGTGTCACCTACCAGGTCAACTACATCGCCGATGAGAACGGATTCCAGCCCCAGGGTGCCCATCTGCCCGTTGCTCCTTAA
- the LOC108066483 gene encoding larval cuticle protein 65Ag1-like has product MKFLIVFVALFAVALANPTADILRSESDVGPENFKYDWETSDGQAAQAQGVLNNPGSDHESLAVQGSYRFVGDDGVTYQVNYIADENGFQPQGAHLPVAP; this is encoded by the exons ATGAAGTTCCTGATTGTCTTCGTCGCCCTGTTCGCCGTGGCTCTGGCCAATCCTACCGCTGATATCCTGCGATCGGAATCCGATGTTGGACCCGAGAACTTCAAATACGA CTGGGAGACTAGCGATGGCCAGGCTGCTCAGGCCCAAGGTGTGCTGAACAACCCTGGATCCGATCATGAATCCCTCGCCGTCCAGGGATCCTACCGCTTCGTTGGTGATGATGGTGTCACCTACCAGGTCAACTACATCGCCGATGAGAACGGATTCCAGCCCCAGGGTGCCCATCTGCCCGTTGCTCCCTAA
- the Cpr65Aw gene encoding endocuticle structural protein SgAbd-6 codes for MAIRLTLLLGLILASFCACSSNAADTTAQILRYENDASLESDGYAFSFETSDGISREERATLKNPGTPEEAIAVQGSVNWVGPDGVHYKLNYLADENGFQPQGEHLPQVEH; via the exons ATGGCCATCAGATTAACACTGCTGCTCGGCCTAATCCTGGCCAGCTTCTGCGCGTGCTCCTCAAATGCCGCCGACACTACTGCCCAGATACTGAGATACGAGAACGACGCCAGCTTGGAGAGCGATGGCTATGCCTTCTC ATTTGAAACCAGCGATGGCATCTCGCGTGAGGAGAGGGCCACCCTGAAAAATCCCGGCACCCCCGAGGAGGCGATCGCCGTCCAGGGCAGCGTCAATTGGGTGGGACCCGATGGCGTCCACTATAAGCTGAACTATTTGGCCGATGAGAACGGTTTCCAGCCCCAGGGCGAACATCTTCCGCAGGTGGAGCACTGA
- the Lcp65Ad gene encoding larval cuticle protein 65Ag1 codes for MKFTIAIAFSCLIACVLAAPPSTQQDAQVLRFDSDVQPEGYKFAVETSDGKSHQEEGQLKDVGTDHEAIVVRGSYAYVGDDGQTYTINYLADENGFQPEGAHLPRAVQ; via the exons ATGAAGTTCACCATTGCCATCGCCTTCTCCTGCCTCATTGCCTGCGTTCTGGCCGCTCCACCATCCACTCAGCAGGATGCTCAGGTGCTGCGATTCGACAGCGACGTCCAGCCCGAGGGCTATAAATTCGC CGTGGAGACGAGTGACGGCAAGTCGCACCAGGAGGAGGGCCAGCTGAAGGACGTGGGCACCGATCACGAGGCCATTGTGGTGCGCGGATCCTACGCCTATGTGGGTGACGATGGCCAGACCTACACCATTAACTATTTGGCCGATGAGAACGGTTTCCAGCCCGAGGGCGCCCATCTGCCCAGGGCCGTTCAGTAA
- the LOC108066480 gene encoding larval cuticle protein 65Ag1-like, with protein MKFLIVFAALFAVAAAGTSRLQSPQEAVILKQASDIEPSSFAYNWETSDGQAAQAAGQLKNIGTEQEALAVKGSFSFVGDDGQTYTVNYIADENGFQPQAAHLPVAPVT; from the exons ATGAAGTTCCTGATTGTCTTCGCCGCCCTATTCGCCGTTGCCGCCGCCGGTACTTCTCGTCTCCAGTCTCCTCAAGAAGCCGTCATCCTGAAGCAGGCTTCCGATATCGAACCTTCGAGCTTTGCCTATAA CTGGGAGACTAGCGATGGCCAGGCTGCTCAGGCCGCAGGTCAGCTGAAGAACATTGGAACCGAGCAAGAGGCCCTAGCCGTCAAGGGATCCTTCTCCTTCGTGGGCGATGATGGCCAGACCTACACCGTTAACTACATTGCCGATGAGAATGGATTCCAGCCCCAGGCTGCTCATCTGCCCGTTGCACCGGTGACATAA
- the Cpr65Av gene encoding endocuticle structural protein SgAbd-6 has product MQSSSFCVLAICAFILASSISAAPLDDSQHATILRYDNDNIGTDGYNFGYETSDGITRQEQAELKNAGTEQEALSVRGSVSWVAPDGQTYTLHYIADENGFQPQGDHLPHN; this is encoded by the exons ATGCAGTCCTCTAGCTTCTGTGTCCTGGCTATTTGCGCCTTCATTCTGGCTTCCTCGATCAGTGCCGCTCCTTTGGATGACTCTCAACATGCCACCATCCTGCGATACGACAACGACAATATCGGCACCGATGGCTACAACTTCGG TTACGAGACCAGTGATGGAATCACCCGCCAGGAGCAGGCTGAGCTGAAGAACGCCGGTACCGAGCAGGAGGCCCTCAGCGTCCGTGGTTCCGTCAGCTGGGTGGCTCCCGATGGCCAGACCTACACCCTGCACTATATTGCCGATGAGAACGGTTTCCAGCCCCAGGGCGATCATCTGCCCCACAACTAA
- the LOC108066482 gene encoding larval cuticle protein 65Ag1-like, whose translation MKFLIVFAALFAVAAAGLLRSPSSEVQILKQASDVSESGFNYNWETSDGQAAQAAGQLKNIGKEQAIAVKGFFSFVGDDGLTYKVNYIADENGFQPQASHLPVAPVA comes from the exons ATGAAGTTCCTGATTGTCTTCGCCGCCCTCTTCGCCGTGGCCGCCGCCGGTCTTCTACGTTCTCCGTCTAGTGAAGTCCAAATCCTTAAGCAGGCATCCGATGTCAGTGAATCGGGCTTCAACTATAA CTGGGAGACTAGCGATGGCCAGGCTGCTCAGGCCGCAGGTCAGCTGAAGAACATTGGAAAGGAGCAGGCCATCGCCGTCAAGGGATTCTTCTCCTTCGTGGGCGATGATGGCCTGACCTATAAGGTTAACTACATCGCCGATGAGAACGGATTCCAGCCCCAGGCTTCCCATCTGCCCGTTGCTCCTGTGGCATAA